GATACAATTTTCCATGGGCCTGTGCCATGCCATTTTCATGGCGTTTCTCAGGAAGATTGGAAGGTTCAACGGCCTGCCAGATTTGTGCCGAAACGGATCCGGCATAAAACGCGACCATCAAAAGTGCGGAATAAAATCTGTACAATGCGTTCATATGAATGATATCTAATGTTAATCAACAATATCTCTTTTTATTCAAATCGCAAGCACGTTAGGAAAAGAATACTAAGATACGATTTAAGAGATGAAATACTGCCAAATGGGAGGGGTAATCTGTGAGGTAACGAGACCTAGATGGAGCCCCGGATGATGAGCTTGCTTTCCAGAACTATTTTTTGAAAGGCAAAACGGGTGCTATTCAGCTCCTTGAAAATAAGTTCAAGTGCTTTCACACCCATTTCATAGGCCGGTTGAGATACCGAACTCAGCGGCGGGTCCAGCAACTCATTGACCGGTTCGTCATAAAAGCCAATGATCGAGAGGTCCTCTGGGATTTTCATTCCCTTCTGTTTGGAAAGTACCAGCGCCCATTGGGCAATCTGATCGCTATATGCTACGATGGCGTCCAGTTGGATGTTGGATTCAAAAAGATCGTGGATAGCCTTAATCATATCTTCTTTTTCCTGGCTGATGATCCGCACCAGTTCGTCGTCCACATCTATCCCGAAATCTGCGTGTGCTTTGCGATATCCGTTGAGCCGGTTATGGCTAATCTGAAGATGATTGGGACCGCCAAGATACGCAATGCGTTTTCTACCCCGGGAAAGCAGGATGGATACAGCCTCGTATGCCGCTTTCTGATTGTCAATAATAACTTTTGAACAGATTATTTCCTCACAGTCGCGGTTGAACAATACCAGCGGAACATTTTTGCGCTGGACTTTTAACAGGTGTTCAACTGAGGTACTGTTTGCCGAAGGAGACAGTACGATACCAGATGTACGCGAGCTCAGCAGGGTTTGTATCTGCCTTACTTCTTTTTCGTGATTATCGTCTGTCTGGCAGATCAGAAGCTGATACCCATTCTTTTCTGCAATTTCCGCCATTCCGGGGATGGCCTGGAGATAAAGCGCATAGCTGATTTTTGGAACCACAACGCCAATGGTATTACTTCTTTTATTCAACAGTTGAAACGCCAGCTGATTGGGTTCGTAATCCAGCTGTTCTGCCAGATCATAAACCGCTTTTTTTGTGGATTCTTTTATATCGGGATGGTTTTTCAATGCTCGTGAAACGGTCGAGATGGATATACCCAGCTGTGTAGCAATTGTCTTTAGCGTAATTTCTTCCATTTCAGATTCTGACGAATATCTTTAAATAATACCAACTGTTACCCATAGGCATAAGGACTCAATTATGTGCTTTTAAACAAGTTACCGAATCGAATTAAACGGTTAAATATTTCTGCAAAGGTTTGCGCAAAGGTTTGCGGAAGTTTTTTAACTGTTTTAATTGTAACAAGTTAAATAAAATTTCAACTTTCCTTTACTCGTGTTTGGCTGACACAATCAGCAAAACAGATTTTTCGTGGAAAAATACAACCGGACCTTATCTGGCGGGCACACCATCGCGGCCCACATCCGTGATGATTCCAGGGTAATTCTTATTCTCGTCCCTTATTTAACAAGGTAAATTTTTATATCCTTATTATGCTGAAAACTTTCTTTTCGATTATTATTTTCTCAGTTGCCGCCAATATTTTCGCACATGGGCAGGCAGTTGTCAGTCAGCGGGAAATGGCAGGAAAACCAATTCCGAGACTGGTCAGTGAAAAAGGCAGGCATACCCTCATGGTGGATGGTAAACCGTATCTTATTCTGGGGGCTCAGATGTGGAATTCCAGCGGATGGCCAGCTATGCTGGATAAAACCTGGCCACAGCTCAGGGAGCTACAGTGTAATACTTTGGAAGTGCCGGTCTACTGGGAGCATATTGAAAGAGAAAAAGGGAAATTTGATTTTGCCAATCTGGACAAACTGATTCTGGATGCCCGGCGTGAAGGTATCCGACTGGTATTGCTATGGTTTGCTTCGTACAAAAACGGGAGTTCGCAGTACATTCCTGTTTGGATGAAGGAAAATACAGCAGAACATCCGCGCATGCTGGATGGCAGTGGCCGGCCGATCCAGGTTTTATCTACCTTATCTGAAAATAATCGTAATGCAGATGCACGTGCCTTTGCCGCTTTGATGGCGCATATACGGGATGTTGACGAAAGCTACCGGACCGTGATTATGGTGCAGGCGGAAAATGAGCCAGGTTCCCTTGGTACTGACCGGGATTATTCTGTAACAGCCACTAAACTTTTTAACGGGCAGGTTCCGGGTAAACTGATATCAGCCTTAAAAAAGAAACCCGGAACCTGGCAGCAGGTGTTTGGGGTGGATGCGGCAGAAACTTTTTCGGCCTGGCACATGGCTTCCTATATTAACGACGTCGCTGCAAAAGGGAAAAAGGAATACCCGCTGCCAGTATATGTGAATTCGTGGCTGAGGGAAAACCGCTTTGAACGCGCAGGAGAACATCCCAGCGGCGGCCCTACTTCTAATATGCTGGATGTTTACAAAGTGGCCGGGCCTGCAATTGACTTGCTCGCTGTGGATATTTACAACAAAAACTACATGCAGTTCAGGGATTTATGCGAGAAATATCAACGCCCGGATAATGCGCTGTTTGTTCCTGAAACAGGGAAAGGGATGACTTTTGCTCGTTTTCACTTTTATGCCATCGGAGATTATAATGCCATTGGTGTGGCACCTTACGGCATTGACCCTTTTCATGGAGACCCGCATGACAAACGTGATAAAACCCGGCTTGACGAAAAGTTTACAGCCATTGCAGACAATTACCGGTTGCTGGCACCTGCCATCCCGCTGATTACAAGCCTGCAGGGTACCGGAAAATTAAAAGCCGCAGTGGAGGAGGGTGGCCTTGGCGACAAGCTGCTTCACTTCACAAATTATAACCTGCTGCTGACTTTTGGCTTCCCCAGCTACAAAGTGGGGCCAGATCTTACAGGCCGGGTTCTGATAGCCGAAATAGCTCCTGATGAATTTTATCTTATTGGCTTTGATGCGAAGTTCCAGTTCAGGCCCAAGCTTGGGTCGGGATTTTCATCGGCCGAATTCATTTATATGCAGGAAGGTACTTTTGTGGAGGGAGAATGGAAACAAACCAGGATCTGGAATGGTGACGAGGTATACCATTCTACTTTAACACCCGATGGCGTCATTCTGAAAGTCAAGCTTAGAGGGCTGCAATCGGATCAGATGAATATCACACCGAATTTTGAAAAGTGACGAACCGGGATCGGATAGGCAGGAGCACCGTTATGTGGTGCTTTTTTCTTAACCAAACGGCCGCCGCCGGAAATGTCAGGAGAATCTAACTCCCGGATGATACCGTTCAATAGGGCTGCTGGTCTTATTTTATTTGAATAATTATATATAAAGTAACCAGCCTCAGAGATGCCCTGATTTGGTGAAATAGAAAATTTGTTTGAGGCAAATGAGAGGGCATATTTCTGCAAACCTTTTCGCAATCCTTTGCAGAAATTTTTTAACTAATTTATTAACAGGTAGTTAAATATTATTGCATCTTTCAATTATGGTGTTTAATTGACACAATTAAAAGAAAGAACTATTCTTGATATAGTTCAATTAACCCTGGATAAATGAAAATAATCTTTCTCACCCGGATTCTCCATCTGATGGGTAATCCTAAACCTTCACCTACACGTTTATGAAAGTAAAAAACTACTTATCAGTAAAACATTGCTTTGGGTTCTTGCTGGCGGCGGTCATAAGCCTGGGAGCAAGTGCCGAAACCTGGGCTGGCCGTGCAAGGGCCGTCGGACGGGAGCTGGCTCGTGTACCAACCGAAATCCGTGGGAAGGTAACTTCCGATCAGAACGAACCGTTGGTTGGTGTAAATGTAATTGTCAAAGGAACCTCTATCGGAACTTCCACCGATACGGAGGGAAACTACAAAATCAATGTTGCGGATGGGCAGGGCGTTCTGACTTTTTCTTTTATAGGTTACCTTTCGCAGGAAGTAAGCATTGGTAATCAGACGGAGATCAATGTGCGGCTGCTGGCAGATACCAAAATTCTGAATGAAGTAGTAGTAACGGCTTACAGCAGTCAGAAAAAGAAAGACATCACCGGTTCTGTGGCTGTGGTAAATGTGGCCGCAATTACAAAACAACCTACGGGGCTTCTCTCCAACCTGTTGCAAGGGCAAGCGGCCGGTGTTACGGTGATCTCTTCCGGCCAGCCCGGTTCAGAACCGCAGATCAGGATCCGGGGTATCAATACATTTGGGAACAATACGCCCTTGTACGTGATTGACGGGGTGCCCACGCAGAACAGTACTAACCTCAACCCGAACGACATCGCCTCTATCCAGGTATTAAAAGATGCCGGTGCAGCCTCCATTTATGGTTCGAGGGCATCCAACGGGGTTATTATTGTGACCACAAAAAGAGGCACCGGAAAGGTATCGGTTCAGTATGATACCTATTACGGCGTTCAGACTCCCCTGAAAGGGAACGTTTGGGATCTGCTGAGCCCGATGGAGGAAGCTGAATTAAGGTGGATAGGATATAAAAACACGGGGATAACCAATATCAACGACCCGATGTATGGAAATGGCGCTTCGCCTGTACTTCCGGATTATTTGTATCCGGTGGGCAAGATGGAAGGCGATCCGGCGGTGGACCCTTCGAAATATTATGTAAATCCCAATTTCCATACGGAGGATGACTACAACAAATTTTACCGTATCACGAAAGCCAACAAAACAGGTACTGACTGGTTTCACGAAATTTTTAAACCGGCCGTGAATCAGAGCCATAACCTTTCGGTGAGCGGCGGCACAGACAAAGGAAGTTATCTGGTTTCGCTGAACTATCTCAATCAGCAGGGAACATTGATGAACACCTATCTGAAACGTTATACGCTCCGTACCAATACGATGTTCAACGTCAGTGATCATATCAGGATCGGGGAAAACCTCACCTACAGCGTCAGCAGCAATCCTACGGTGAACGATCTGGCGAACGCCAACCCGATATCGCGTACAGCATCACTGGCTCCTATCATTCCGGTGTACGACATCATGGGTAATT
This portion of the Dyadobacter sp. CECT 9275 genome encodes:
- a CDS encoding LacI family DNA-binding transcriptional regulator; the encoded protein is MEEITLKTIATQLGISISTVSRALKNHPDIKESTKKAVYDLAEQLDYEPNQLAFQLLNKRSNTIGVVVPKISYALYLQAIPGMAEIAEKNGYQLLICQTDDNHEKEVRQIQTLLSSRTSGIVLSPSANSTSVEHLLKVQRKNVPLVLFNRDCEEIICSKVIIDNQKAAYEAVSILLSRGRKRIAYLGGPNHLQISHNRLNGYRKAHADFGIDVDDELVRIISQEKEDMIKAIHDLFESNIQLDAIVAYSDQIAQWALVLSKQKGMKIPEDLSIIGFYDEPVNELLDPPLSSVSQPAYEMGVKALELIFKELNSTRFAFQKIVLESKLIIRGSI
- a CDS encoding DUF5597 domain-containing protein → MLKTFFSIIIFSVAANIFAHGQAVVSQREMAGKPIPRLVSEKGRHTLMVDGKPYLILGAQMWNSSGWPAMLDKTWPQLRELQCNTLEVPVYWEHIEREKGKFDFANLDKLILDARREGIRLVLLWFASYKNGSSQYIPVWMKENTAEHPRMLDGSGRPIQVLSTLSENNRNADARAFAALMAHIRDVDESYRTVIMVQAENEPGSLGTDRDYSVTATKLFNGQVPGKLISALKKKPGTWQQVFGVDAAETFSAWHMASYINDVAAKGKKEYPLPVYVNSWLRENRFERAGEHPSGGPTSNMLDVYKVAGPAIDLLAVDIYNKNYMQFRDLCEKYQRPDNALFVPETGKGMTFARFHFYAIGDYNAIGVAPYGIDPFHGDPHDKRDKTRLDEKFTAIADNYRLLAPAIPLITSLQGTGKLKAAVEEGGLGDKLLHFTNYNLLLTFGFPSYKVGPDLTGRVLIAEIAPDEFYLIGFDAKFQFRPKLGSGFSSAEFIYMQEGTFVEGEWKQTRIWNGDEVYHSTLTPDGVILKVKLRGLQSDQMNITPNFEK